A region from the Thauera humireducens genome encodes:
- a CDS encoding 5-formyltetrahydrofolate cyclo-ligase encodes MLFLLSIATYHTTVMTPVFDPREDLVQRRNGMRQKALKARLELRAGDRQELTRRLLFHLDAVIRELAPSSLGFCWPYRAEPDLRDWVADWLTQGEERVAALPVVVEKDTAMHFRRWVPGAPMVPDRHGIPHPLDAVEVQPEVVLVPLNAFDAAGYRLGYGGGYFDRTLVQMRTIAIGVGFELGRVDSVLPQPHDRPMNWIVTEAGAARAA; translated from the coding sequence ATGCTCTTCTTGCTCTCCATTGCGACCTACCATACCACAGTGATGACGCCTGTTTTCGACCCCCGGGAGGACCTTGTGCAGCGCCGCAACGGAATGCGGCAAAAGGCCCTGAAAGCGCGGCTGGAACTGCGTGCCGGGGACCGGCAGGAGCTCACCCGACGGCTGCTGTTTCATCTCGATGCGGTGATCCGCGAACTGGCGCCGAGCTCGCTCGGATTCTGCTGGCCCTATCGCGCGGAGCCGGATCTGCGTGACTGGGTCGCGGACTGGCTGACGCAGGGGGAAGAGCGGGTCGCGGCGTTGCCGGTGGTGGTCGAGAAGGACACCGCGATGCATTTCCGGCGCTGGGTGCCGGGGGCGCCGATGGTGCCCGACCGGCATGGCATCCCGCATCCGCTTGACGCAGTGGAAGTGCAGCCCGAGGTAGTGCTGGTGCCGCTGAATGCCTTCGATGCAGCGGGCTACCGCCTGGGCTACGGCGGCGGCTATTTCGACCGCACGCTGGTGCAGATGCGGACGATCGCGATCGGGGTCGGATTCGAGCTGGGACGGGTCGACAGCGTGCTGCCACAACCGCACGACCGGCCGATGAACTGGATCGTCACCGAGGCCGGGGCAGCGCGGGCCGCCTGA
- the ilvA gene encoding threonine ammonia-lyase, biosynthetic translates to MSTPTDYLERILNAQVYDVAVETPLDLATNLSARAHNRIFLKREDMQPVFSFKIRGAYNKMAKLSPQALKRGVICASAGNHAQGVALSAAKLGVRAVIVMPSTTPAIKIDAVKARGGEVVLAGESYSDAYAHALELEKAEKLTFVHPFDDPDVIAGQGTVGMEILRAHPKPIHAVFCCVGGGGLIAGVAAYIKRLRPETKIIGVEAVDADAMTQSLAAGKRIALDQVGIFADGAAVKEVGAETFRLCQQYVDEMIVVDNDAICAAIKDVFEDTRSILEPAGALAVAGAKEYARRHKLRDKSLVAVASGANMNFDRLRFVAERAELGEQREAVLAVTIPEKPGSFRKFISVLGNRNITEFNYRYADARQAHIFVGVTVHNRNEAGRLVEMLERHELPALDLTDDELAKTHVRYMVGGHSPQAENEVVYRFVFPERPGALMNFLSNLRSDWNISLFHYRNHGSDFGRVLVGMQVPPADKAAFDDFLQRLGYEYVAETDNPAYRLFLAS, encoded by the coding sequence ATGAGCACCCCCACGGATTATCTCGAGCGCATCCTCAACGCGCAGGTCTACGACGTTGCCGTCGAGACGCCGCTCGACCTCGCCACCAATCTGTCCGCGCGCGCGCACAACCGCATCTTCCTCAAGCGCGAGGACATGCAGCCGGTGTTCAGCTTCAAGATCCGCGGGGCCTACAACAAGATGGCCAAGCTGTCTCCACAGGCTCTCAAGCGCGGGGTGATCTGCGCTTCCGCCGGCAACCACGCCCAGGGCGTGGCCTTGTCGGCGGCCAAGCTCGGTGTGCGCGCAGTGATCGTGATGCCGAGCACCACGCCGGCAATCAAGATCGACGCGGTCAAGGCGCGCGGCGGCGAGGTCGTGCTCGCCGGCGAGTCCTACTCCGACGCCTACGCGCACGCCCTCGAACTCGAGAAGGCAGAGAAGCTCACCTTCGTCCATCCCTTCGACGACCCGGACGTGATCGCCGGCCAGGGCACGGTGGGCATGGAGATCCTGCGCGCGCATCCGAAGCCGATCCACGCGGTGTTCTGCTGCGTCGGCGGTGGCGGCCTGATCGCCGGCGTGGCGGCCTACATCAAGCGCCTGCGTCCGGAGACGAAGATCATCGGCGTCGAGGCTGTCGACGCCGATGCGATGACCCAGTCGCTGGCGGCGGGCAAGCGTATCGCGCTCGATCAGGTCGGCATCTTCGCCGACGGCGCGGCTGTCAAGGAAGTGGGCGCGGAGACCTTTCGCCTGTGCCAGCAGTACGTCGACGAGATGATCGTGGTCGACAACGACGCGATCTGCGCGGCGATCAAGGACGTGTTCGAAGACACCCGCTCCATCCTGGAGCCTGCGGGCGCGCTGGCCGTGGCCGGCGCCAAGGAATACGCCAGGCGCCACAAGCTGCGCGACAAGAGCCTGGTCGCGGTGGCCTCGGGCGCGAACATGAACTTCGATCGCCTGCGCTTCGTCGCCGAACGCGCCGAACTGGGCGAACAGCGCGAGGCGGTGCTGGCGGTGACGATTCCGGAGAAACCGGGTTCGTTCCGCAAGTTCATCAGCGTGCTCGGCAACCGCAACATCACCGAGTTCAACTATCGCTACGCCGATGCCAGGCAGGCGCACATCTTCGTCGGCGTCACGGTTCACAACCGCAACGAGGCCGGCCGCCTGGTCGAGATGCTCGAGCGCCACGAGCTGCCCGCCCTCGATCTCACCGACGACGAGCTGGCCAAGACCCACGTGCGCTACATGGTGGGCGGCCACTCGCCGCAGGCCGAGAACGAGGTCGTCTATCGCTTCGTTTTTCCCGAGCGGCCCGGCGCGCTGATGAATTTCCTCTCCAACCTGCGCTCGGACTGGAACATCTCGCTGTTCCACTACCGCAACCACGGCTCGGACTTCGGCCGCGTGCTCGTCGGCATGCAGGTACCGCCGGCCGACAAGGCGGCGTTTGACGACTTCCTGCAGCGTCTGGGCTACGAATACGTCGCCGAGACGGACAATCCCGCCTACCGCCTGTTCCTCGCCAGCTGA